The following proteins are co-located in the Brevibacillus laterosporus DSM 25 genome:
- the adh gene encoding aldehyde dehydrogenase — MIYANPNQSGAKVTFKTRYDNYIGGKWVAPIHGEYFDNVTPITGKTFCEIARSSAEDVELALDAAHEAKDAWGRTSPAERATILNRIADRIEANLEMLAVAETWENGKPVRETLAADIPLAVDHFRYFAGCLRSQESSISQIDQDTVAYHFHEPLGVVGQIIPWNFPLLMATWKLAPALAAGNCVVLKPAEQTPVSILVLMELIGDLLPPGVVNVVNGFGLEAGKPLASSNRIAKIAFTGETTTGRLIMQYASQNIIPVTLELGGKSPNIFFENVCAKDDAFLNKAIEGFVLFALNQGEVCTCPSRALIQESIYDQFMEKALARVASIKQGNPLDTETMIGAQASSEQIEKILSYLEIGKAEGAECLIGGERNQLGGELEGGYYVKPTVFKGHNRMRIFQEEIFGPVVSVTTFSDPEEALSIANDTLYGLGAGVWTRDINQAYRFGRSIEAGRVWTNCYHAYPAHAAFGGYKVSGIGRENHKMMLSHYQQTKNLLVSYSDQALGFF, encoded by the coding sequence ATGATTTATGCAAATCCGAATCAATCAGGAGCCAAGGTAACGTTTAAAACTAGATACGACAATTATATTGGTGGTAAATGGGTAGCACCTATTCATGGAGAATATTTTGATAATGTTACTCCGATTACTGGAAAAACATTTTGTGAAATAGCCAGATCAAGTGCCGAGGATGTTGAACTGGCACTTGATGCAGCTCATGAAGCCAAAGATGCGTGGGGCAGGACTTCCCCAGCGGAACGCGCAACGATCCTAAATAGAATTGCCGATCGAATTGAAGCTAACCTAGAGATGCTTGCGGTGGCTGAGACATGGGAAAATGGAAAACCTGTGAGAGAAACCCTAGCAGCGGATATTCCACTTGCGGTTGATCACTTCCGTTATTTCGCAGGTTGTTTACGCTCGCAGGAAAGTTCAATTAGTCAAATTGATCAGGATACAGTTGCCTATCATTTTCATGAGCCACTTGGCGTCGTTGGGCAAATTATACCGTGGAACTTCCCGTTGTTAATGGCTACGTGGAAGCTAGCACCAGCGCTTGCAGCCGGTAATTGCGTGGTGCTGAAGCCAGCAGAACAAACACCGGTTTCAATCCTAGTGCTCATGGAACTAATCGGTGATTTATTACCTCCAGGGGTAGTTAATGTGGTCAATGGTTTTGGGTTAGAAGCAGGTAAACCGCTTGCATCGAGTAATCGTATTGCTAAAATTGCTTTTACAGGTGAAACGACTACAGGAAGACTTATCATGCAATATGCATCGCAAAATATTATTCCTGTGACATTGGAGCTAGGTGGTAAATCGCCAAATATATTCTTTGAAAATGTATGTGCGAAAGATGATGCCTTTTTAAACAAGGCGATTGAAGGATTTGTCTTGTTTGCACTCAACCAAGGAGAGGTATGCACATGCCCATCCCGTGCGCTTATTCAGGAATCCATCTATGATCAATTTATGGAGAAGGCACTGGCACGGGTTGCCTCCATCAAACAAGGGAATCCTCTGGACACAGAAACCATGATTGGTGCTCAGGCTTCATCCGAACAAATTGAAAAAATCCTGTCCTATTTAGAAATTGGAAAAGCTGAAGGGGCAGAGTGCTTGATTGGTGGAGAACGAAATCAGCTGGGAGGTGAATTGGAAGGAGGATATTACGTCAAGCCGACTGTGTTTAAAGGACACAATCGAATGAGAATCTTCCAAGAAGAAATATTTGGCCCAGTAGTGAGCGTGACGACGTTCTCTGATCCAGAAGAAGCCTTGTCTATCGCAAACGACACGCTATATGGACTAGGGGCAGGTGTATGGACAAGGGATATCAATCAAGCCTACCGCTTTGGACGTTCTATTGAAGCAGGACGTGTATGGACTAACTGCTATCATGCTTATCCAGCACATGCCGCCTTTGGTGGTTATAAAGTATCTGGAATTGGGCGAGAAAACCATAAAATGATGCTGTCACATTATCAGCAAACAAAAAATCTTCTGGTAAGCTATAGTGATCAAGCATTAGGATTCTTTTAA
- a CDS encoding 4'-phosphopantetheinyl transferase family protein: MKVFAIKVPDTYTEELYRELLSLLPFDRQEKVNRYLKTEDKWRSLLGEVLVRVQLAQRMRLLPKEIRYETNAYGKPFVTGEGACEFNVSHSASWVVTALSAYPIGIDVQQIKPINLQIADRFFSEQERQDLFLLPEADQLECFFRYWAYKESYIKAVGKGLSLPLDSFTIQYKSPNRATVYADQMPTGYHCRAFHVDEMYKIAVCTKKDQFCEQITIVEMEELASKLLQT; this comes from the coding sequence ATGAAAGTGTTTGCGATAAAAGTACCCGATACGTATACAGAAGAGTTGTATCGGGAGTTGCTTTCTCTGCTTCCGTTTGACCGTCAAGAAAAAGTGAATCGCTATCTTAAAACGGAGGATAAATGGCGTTCCTTGCTTGGGGAGGTACTGGTGCGCGTGCAATTGGCTCAACGGATGCGTCTTTTGCCGAAAGAGATTCGATATGAGACAAATGCATATGGCAAGCCATTTGTTACGGGGGAGGGTGCGTGCGAATTTAATGTATCGCATTCTGCTAGCTGGGTAGTGACTGCTTTAAGTGCTTACCCAATTGGTATTGATGTCCAACAAATCAAACCAATTAACTTACAAATTGCTGACCGATTTTTTTCTGAACAAGAGCGCCAAGACTTATTCTTGTTACCTGAAGCTGATCAACTAGAATGTTTTTTTAGATATTGGGCGTATAAAGAGAGCTATATTAAAGCAGTGGGGAAGGGACTTTCTTTACCGCTTGATTCTTTTACGATTCAGTATAAGTCCCCAAATAGAGCTACGGTATACGCTGATCAAATGCCTACTGGTTATCATTGTCGGGCTTTTCATGTGGACGAGATGTATAAAATAGCCGTGTGTACAAAAAAGGATCAGTTTTGTGAGCAGATTACAATTGTAGAAATGGAAGAGTTGGCAAGCAAGCTCTTACAAACATAG
- a CDS encoding SWIM zinc finger family protein, with protein MKPQKSSVQIEWVARLKELIRKAGGAQRNQRGRTKAKEGGVLEWEAFDAGIKAKVTGANQAHYTVSLSPKKSMHVSRDKALYMIRQSPLFTAQLLGGTFSEELATTLVDQGLEVLPDSLEEWNAHCSCPDMVGYCKHVYALYYQLLAEAEDDPFVFLAFLGLQRSDIIGGFREQWLPESVPFAGEGVVHQEKSSLLEQSPLPELLDTGIDEEVGAVFLRRAVDHGSFFQTAPHFSAMTISFAQENILPEQLLLIWGPPAFAVRKEAAMIGVLQEVYRIVSKKAGEEIATLP; from the coding sequence GTGAAACCGCAAAAATCGAGCGTACAGATTGAGTGGGTCGCCCGCTTAAAAGAATTGATTCGAAAGGCGGGTGGGGCACAGCGGAATCAGCGTGGACGTACAAAAGCAAAAGAAGGCGGAGTACTAGAATGGGAAGCCTTTGATGCTGGCATAAAAGCAAAGGTAACAGGGGCGAATCAGGCACATTACACGGTCTCACTTAGCCCCAAAAAATCGATGCATGTAAGCCGCGATAAAGCTTTATATATGATTAGACAATCTCCTCTTTTTACAGCTCAGTTATTAGGCGGGACATTTTCCGAAGAACTCGCTACTACTCTAGTTGATCAAGGATTAGAAGTTCTTCCAGATTCGCTAGAGGAATGGAATGCTCATTGTAGTTGCCCCGATATGGTTGGTTATTGCAAACATGTATACGCGTTGTATTATCAACTGCTAGCGGAAGCGGAAGATGACCCATTTGTCTTTTTAGCATTTCTTGGGCTACAGCGTTCTGATATTATAGGTGGTTTTCGGGAGCAGTGGTTGCCAGAAAGCGTACCCTTTGCGGGAGAAGGCGTGGTACACCAAGAAAAATCGAGCCTACTAGAGCAATCCCCTTTACCTGAACTATTGGATACAGGTATCGATGAGGAAGTGGGGGCAGTGTTTTTGCGTAGAGCGGTTGACCACGGCTCCTTTTTTCAGACAGCCCCTCATTTTTCAGCGATGACTATTTCTTTTGCGCAAGAGAATATTCTACCTGAGCAACTGCTTTTAATCTGGGGACCACCTGCATTTGCTGTCCGAAAAGAAGCTGCGATGATTGGAGTCCTACAAGAAGTGTATCGGATTGTAAGTAAGAAAGCTGGAGAGGAGATAGCTACATTGCCATGA
- a CDS encoding DEAD/DEAH box helicase, whose amino-acid sequence MTTLHGIWLPDAFFLFCLRGGEIVPVSNWMEQLSTEQQMKLMKSGKVGIRTFQVPYWFDQGEYYPSNKPKLMVQQINGLSITMKEALPFLWQTDEAMLQHSGFIQGDSLRYYQKVAQFVLHMLWHANIRPGVQVRKGKRYGYAVADASWDIDLTKEEVRTFSHTLALTMPAICRAYDPQKTGGSDIMTDPHHIQSDFLQNAIQTTVLDWLDLESEELRQQLSKGKGDFSLQWLRGLLTRAMEPIEGTTKELQSFKQQVDMWTKGEGRNKRDCVGQYAMRLYLRLEPPQQLELEVGESIFTLHVYLQPVTEPSRLISVKDIWLGSGEAVAFFGKWLGRAQEFLLEQLGCASLHMPALAAVLRQGLVEQIQLPVHEAFHFLQEIAPRLQAEGVGVQLPSWWLKRGRKRLGLKLRVMQDHSLYAADSSAVIHRLGLHEIIRFDAKAALGDQEISLAELEKIADSKLPFIQLRGEWTEVNQESVKRMLQYLKRAEQDEITLHDMLYLMAEMEASDEWQDIPVVDFELPIALDDLLHGRLEQNLDHIDTPQGLQGVLRPYQKRGYAWLQLMSKLGFGVCLADDMGLGKTIQMITVLMAEKLSAPAIIVCPTSLMNNWSKEIERFAPTLRVYTHHGPERLHQKDLQAKVAEHDVVITSYSLVNRDLDDLMEIKWSYLVLDEAQNIKNSKSKQARSAMKIHAQHRIAMTGTPIENRLSELWSIFHFLNPGYLGTLTQFRTQFTLPIERYREQERMESLRKLVKPFILRRLKTDPSIIVDLPEKIESKTYCTLSEEQATLYQAAVNHMMQKINSVEGMQRRGYVLATLTHLKQICDHPALYLHQSADHLDRRSGKVRRVTELVHDIMEQQEAVLLFTQYVDMGNMLAKHFREVLQEEVLFLHGGVSKQERDDMIDRFQSGMGPRIFILSLKAGGVGLNLTRANHVIHFDRWWNPAVENQATDRAYRIGQKKNVHVHRLICQGTLEERIDQLMESKRELAEQVIHSGEQWITELSANELHSLFELREDLICQEEDDLL is encoded by the coding sequence ATGACGACGTTGCACGGTATCTGGTTACCAGATGCTTTTTTTCTTTTCTGTTTGCGCGGCGGCGAGATTGTACCCGTCAGTAATTGGATGGAACAATTGTCGACCGAACAACAGATGAAATTGATGAAGTCTGGAAAAGTGGGCATCCGTACTTTTCAAGTTCCATATTGGTTTGATCAAGGTGAGTATTACCCGTCCAATAAACCAAAATTGATGGTACAACAGATTAATGGACTAAGTATTACCATGAAGGAAGCTTTACCATTCCTGTGGCAGACGGATGAAGCAATGTTACAGCATAGCGGTTTTATTCAAGGTGATAGCCTGCGCTACTACCAAAAAGTAGCTCAATTTGTCCTACATATGCTATGGCATGCAAATATTCGACCAGGTGTACAGGTACGTAAAGGAAAACGGTACGGCTATGCAGTGGCAGACGCCAGTTGGGATATAGACCTGACCAAGGAAGAAGTGCGCACATTTTCGCATACTTTGGCGCTTACTATGCCTGCCATCTGTCGAGCGTATGACCCACAAAAGACAGGTGGAAGCGACATCATGACAGATCCGCACCACATACAATCGGATTTTTTACAAAATGCAATACAAACTACCGTACTTGACTGGCTGGATTTGGAAAGCGAAGAGTTACGTCAACAGCTCAGCAAAGGTAAGGGAGATTTCTCTTTACAGTGGCTACGAGGATTACTCACTCGGGCTATGGAACCCATTGAGGGAACAACGAAAGAGCTGCAAAGCTTTAAGCAGCAAGTAGATATGTGGACAAAAGGAGAAGGACGGAATAAACGGGATTGTGTGGGGCAGTATGCAATGCGTCTGTACTTACGTCTGGAACCTCCTCAACAGCTCGAATTAGAAGTAGGAGAGTCTATTTTTACATTGCATGTGTATCTACAACCTGTGACAGAACCTTCTCGTCTTATTTCAGTTAAGGATATTTGGTTGGGATCTGGTGAGGCTGTAGCCTTTTTTGGAAAGTGGTTAGGTAGAGCCCAAGAATTTTTGTTGGAACAATTGGGATGTGCGTCTTTACACATGCCAGCGTTAGCAGCAGTGCTGCGCCAAGGATTGGTGGAACAAATACAGTTGCCTGTACACGAGGCTTTTCATTTTCTACAAGAGATAGCCCCACGCCTGCAAGCAGAAGGAGTTGGTGTTCAATTACCTTCTTGGTGGTTAAAGCGTGGACGCAAACGGTTAGGCTTAAAGCTTAGAGTCATGCAGGATCACTCCCTTTACGCAGCGGATTCATCAGCTGTAATTCATCGTTTAGGTTTACATGAAATCATCCGTTTTGATGCTAAAGCAGCTTTGGGGGACCAAGAAATAAGCTTGGCCGAGTTAGAAAAAATTGCAGATTCTAAACTCCCTTTTATCCAATTAAGAGGGGAATGGACAGAAGTAAATCAAGAATCAGTTAAGCGGATGTTGCAATATTTAAAACGAGCAGAGCAAGATGAAATCACGCTTCACGATATGCTCTATTTGATGGCCGAGATGGAAGCAAGTGATGAATGGCAAGATATTCCCGTTGTTGATTTCGAACTTCCTATAGCGCTTGATGATTTATTACATGGACGACTAGAACAGAATTTAGACCATATTGACACCCCACAGGGTCTGCAAGGAGTGTTGCGCCCCTATCAAAAACGTGGGTATGCATGGCTACAGCTCATGTCAAAATTAGGCTTTGGCGTCTGTTTGGCAGATGATATGGGGCTGGGAAAAACGATACAGATGATTACAGTTTTAATGGCAGAGAAGCTATCAGCACCGGCTATAATCGTGTGCCCGACCTCATTGATGAATAATTGGAGTAAAGAAATTGAAAGATTTGCCCCAACACTACGGGTGTATACGCACCATGGACCAGAACGCTTGCATCAAAAAGACCTGCAAGCAAAAGTAGCTGAACATGATGTTGTGATTACTTCTTATTCCTTAGTCAATCGTGATTTAGATGATTTAATGGAAATCAAATGGTCCTATTTGGTGTTAGATGAGGCTCAGAATATCAAAAACAGTAAAAGTAAACAGGCGAGAAGCGCCATGAAAATACATGCTCAACATCGAATTGCGATGACAGGTACACCAATTGAAAATCGGCTAAGTGAGCTTTGGTCGATCTTCCATTTTTTAAACCCGGGTTACTTAGGAACTTTAACGCAATTTCGCACTCAATTCACGTTACCTATTGAAAGATATCGTGAGCAGGAACGTATGGAATCTCTACGGAAATTGGTAAAACCGTTTATCTTGCGGCGTTTAAAAACAGATCCTAGCATTATTGTGGATTTACCAGAAAAAATCGAAAGTAAAACATATTGCACACTGTCAGAGGAACAGGCTACCTTATATCAAGCAGCCGTTAATCATATGATGCAAAAAATCAATTCGGTAGAAGGAATGCAACGTCGTGGGTATGTCCTTGCTACTTTAACTCATCTTAAACAAATTTGTGACCATCCAGCCCTTTATTTACACCAGTCTGCCGATCATTTAGATCGTCGTTCTGGTAAAGTACGGCGTGTGACTGAACTTGTTCACGATATAATGGAGCAACAAGAGGCTGTGTTACTATTTACGCAATATGTAGACATGGGAAACATGCTTGCCAAGCATTTTCGTGAGGTTTTACAAGAGGAAGTTCTCTTCTTGCATGGAGGGGTCAGTAAACAAGAGCGTGATGATATGATAGATCGCTTCCAGTCTGGTATGGGACCGCGTATCTTTATTTTGTCACTAAAAGCTGGCGGTGTCGGTCTGAACTTAACCAGAGCAAATCACGTTATTCATTTTGATCGTTGGTGGAACCCTGCCGTCGAAAATCAGGCGACCGATCGGGCATATCGCATCGGTCAAAAGAAAAATGTGCATGTGCACAGGTTAATTTGTCAGGGAACGCTAGAGGAGCGCATTGATCAGCTGATGGAATCGAAACGGGAATTGGCAGAACAGGTCATTCATTCTGGGGAACAGTGGATTACCGAGTTATCTGCAAATGAGTTACACTCCTTATTTGAGCTACGTGAGGATTTGATCTGCCAAGAGGAGGATGATTTGTTGTGA
- a CDS encoding ABC-F family ATP-binding cassette domain-containing protein — MISTNGVTLRYGKRALFEDVNIKFTPGNCYGLIGANGAGKSTFLKILSGEIEPNSGEVILTPGERLAVLKQDHYEFDECEVLKTVMMGHRRLFDIMEEKNALYMKEDFSEADGIRASELEGEFEDLNGWQAESDAAALLIGLGISAEFHDKKMLELDGSLKVRVLLAQALFGNPDILLLDEPTNHLDIESIRWLENFLANYENTVIVVSHDRHFLNQVCTHIADIDFGKIQMYVGNYDFWYESSQLALKLMREQNKKKEEKIKELESFIARFSANASKSKQATSRKKMLDKISLDDIKPSSRRYPFINFKPEREAGKNILEIEGLSKTLEGEKLFDNLHLIINKGDKIALVGPNGHVKSALFQILMGEMEADSGTFSWGVTTSQAYFPKDNSEYFDGCDLSLVDWLRQYSKNQDETFLRGFLGRMLFSGEEALKKANVLSGGEKVRCMLSKMMMVGANVIMLDEPTNHLDLESITALNNGLIEYDGTMVFVSHDHQFVQTIANRIIEITPNGIIDKMMTYDEYLESEEIKQLREKLYSE, encoded by the coding sequence ATGATAAGTACAAATGGTGTTACCCTGCGATATGGGAAACGCGCTTTGTTTGAAGACGTAAATATCAAGTTCACACCTGGTAACTGCTATGGATTAATTGGGGCAAATGGAGCTGGTAAGTCTACATTCCTGAAGATTTTATCTGGCGAAATTGAACCAAACAGTGGAGAAGTTATTTTAACTCCTGGGGAACGTCTTGCCGTACTAAAACAAGATCATTATGAGTTCGATGAATGCGAAGTCTTGAAAACGGTAATGATGGGTCATAGAAGATTATTTGACATCATGGAAGAGAAAAATGCTCTGTACATGAAAGAAGATTTCTCTGAAGCAGACGGCATTCGTGCGTCTGAATTGGAAGGAGAATTCGAAGACTTGAATGGTTGGCAAGCAGAATCTGATGCTGCCGCTTTATTGATTGGTCTGGGAATTTCTGCTGAATTCCATGATAAGAAAATGCTAGAGCTAGACGGAAGCTTAAAAGTACGTGTATTGCTGGCACAAGCTTTATTTGGAAACCCAGACATCCTGCTACTCGATGAGCCTACCAACCACTTGGACATCGAATCTATTCGTTGGCTAGAAAACTTCTTAGCTAACTATGAAAATACTGTTATTGTCGTATCCCATGACCGTCACTTCCTGAACCAAGTATGTACGCACATTGCTGACATCGACTTTGGTAAGATTCAAATGTATGTGGGGAACTACGATTTCTGGTATGAATCAAGTCAGCTGGCTCTTAAGTTAATGAGAGAGCAAAACAAGAAAAAAGAAGAGAAAATTAAAGAATTGGAAAGCTTTATTGCACGTTTTAGCGCCAATGCTTCTAAATCAAAACAAGCAACTTCTCGTAAGAAGATGTTGGATAAAATTTCGTTGGATGATATTAAGCCTTCCAGCCGTCGTTATCCATTTATTAACTTCAAGCCTGAGCGAGAAGCGGGTAAAAACATTTTGGAAATTGAAGGCTTATCCAAGACCCTTGAAGGTGAAAAACTTTTCGACAATCTTCACCTCATTATTAATAAGGGTGATAAGATTGCGCTTGTTGGGCCAAATGGCCACGTAAAATCAGCCCTGTTCCAAATTTTAATGGGCGAAATGGAAGCGGATAGCGGCACATTTTCTTGGGGTGTTACAACTTCTCAAGCATACTTCCCTAAAGATAACTCTGAGTACTTTGATGGATGCGATTTATCGTTGGTTGACTGGTTGCGTCAATACTCAAAAAATCAAGACGAAACATTCTTGCGCGGCTTCTTAGGCAGAATGCTGTTCTCTGGCGAGGAAGCATTGAAAAAAGCCAATGTTTTGTCTGGTGGTGAGAAAGTACGTTGCATGTTGTCCAAAATGATGATGGTGGGCGCAAATGTTATCATGTTAGATGAGCCTACTAACCACTTGGATCTGGAATCTATTACAGCATTAAATAATGGTTTAATTGAATATGATGGTACAATGGTATTTGTTTCACATGACCATCAGTTTGTTCAAACCATTGCCAACCGGATAATTGAGATTACACCAAATGGTATCATTGATAAAATGATGACATACGATGAATATCTGGAAAGCGAAGAGATCAAACAACTTCGCGAAAAATTGTACAGCGAGTAA
- a CDS encoding b(o/a)3-type cytochrome-c oxidase subunit 1 codes for MVAELKEYNNTQPVVKVNAAAAKLSLAHIYVAYIGFAIAILCGLLQGLVRGGVITLPSWLGYYQVLTAHGVLLGLVFTTFFIIGFFISGCARTSEGKLTPLALKLGWIGWLLMTVGTAMATVAILTNEASVLYTFYAPMKASPLFYIGAALLVVGSWMGGYSIFANYIHWRKTNKGKTSPLFQFMAVSTMILWQIATLGVAAEVLLQLIPWSLGWVPEVNVLLSRTLFWYFGHPLVYFWLMPAYVCWYVNIPKIIGGKVFSDSLARLSFILLILFSIPVGFHHQLMEPGISDKWKMLHVILTLTVVFPSLMTAFSLFAVFETSGRKKGAKGLFGWFWKLPWKDARFFAPMLGMLAFIPAGAGGIINASNQMNAVVHNTIWVTGHFHLTVGTSIALTFFGITYWLLPNLTGRKMTPALHRVGILQAVMWSVGMLLMSGAMHYLGLQGVPRRTDYTTYFNNAEALSWIPPQQLMGFGGAILFFAGILMVGILFYLIFKAPKGEEDYPIAESQEAVERTPKILERWSLWLGVAVFLIIVAYAYPIYQLIDHAPPGSKPFITW; via the coding sequence ATGGTAGCGGAATTAAAGGAATATAATAATACGCAACCGGTGGTAAAGGTAAACGCCGCCGCTGCAAAGCTTTCATTGGCACATATTTATGTAGCGTATATTGGCTTTGCTATCGCCATATTGTGTGGCTTACTTCAAGGGCTGGTACGCGGTGGAGTTATAACCTTGCCATCTTGGTTAGGGTATTATCAGGTGTTAACAGCGCACGGGGTATTGCTGGGTCTAGTTTTTACAACATTCTTTATTATAGGATTTTTCATATCAGGCTGTGCTCGTACATCAGAGGGAAAGCTGACGCCTTTAGCTTTGAAGCTCGGATGGATTGGCTGGCTCCTCATGACGGTCGGTACAGCAATGGCAACAGTAGCCATTCTAACGAATGAGGCATCCGTTCTGTATACGTTCTATGCACCGATGAAAGCATCTCCACTGTTCTATATTGGGGCAGCTTTGCTAGTCGTAGGTAGCTGGATGGGTGGATATTCGATTTTTGCTAATTATATTCATTGGAGAAAAACAAATAAAGGAAAAACATCTCCCTTATTTCAATTCATGGCTGTTTCTACGATGATTTTGTGGCAGATTGCAACGCTAGGGGTAGCAGCAGAAGTTTTGCTACAGCTCATTCCATGGTCTCTTGGCTGGGTACCAGAAGTTAATGTATTGCTAAGTCGTACGCTATTTTGGTACTTCGGTCACCCACTTGTCTATTTCTGGTTAATGCCTGCTTATGTGTGCTGGTATGTTAATATTCCAAAAATAATCGGTGGTAAAGTATTTAGTGATTCGCTTGCACGTTTATCATTTATCCTACTTATTCTTTTCTCCATTCCGGTAGGGTTTCATCACCAGTTAATGGAGCCAGGTATTTCAGATAAATGGAAAATGCTACATGTTATCTTGACTTTAACCGTAGTATTCCCATCGCTTATGACGGCATTTTCGCTATTTGCCGTATTTGAAACATCTGGACGTAAAAAGGGTGCAAAAGGTTTGTTTGGCTGGTTTTGGAAATTGCCTTGGAAGGATGCTCGCTTCTTTGCTCCAATGCTGGGTATGCTAGCTTTTATTCCAGCAGGTGCAGGTGGAATTATTAATGCGAGTAACCAGATGAACGCAGTTGTGCATAATACAATCTGGGTTACGGGGCACTTCCATTTAACGGTCGGAACTAGTATAGCGCTTACATTCTTTGGAATTACGTATTGGTTATTGCCAAATTTAACAGGCCGGAAAATGACCCCTGCCCTACATCGAGTGGGAATTTTGCAAGCTGTCATGTGGTCGGTTGGTATGTTACTGATGTCAGGAGCAATGCATTATCTTGGTTTGCAAGGTGTGCCACGTCGTACCGATTACACCACTTACTTTAACAATGCGGAGGCTCTAAGCTGGATACCTCCACAACAGCTAATGGGTTTTGGTGGTGCGATTCTATTCTTTGCAGGGATACTTATGGTAGGGATTTTATTCTATCTCATCTTTAAGGCACCAAAAGGCGAGGAAGATTATCCTATTGCTGAATCCCAAGAAGCAGTTGAGCGTACTCCAAAAATTTTAGAGCGCTGGTCTTTATGGCTCGGTGTTGCCGTATTCCTGATTATCGTGGCCTATGCATATCCGATCTATCAATTGATTGACCATGCACCTCCTGGCTCAAAACCGTTTATAACCTGGTAA
- a CDS encoding cytochrome c oxidase subunit II, with product MHLHRFEKIWLMVGGATLVLFLIVLSVNAYAMGMMPPSHMKMIDPKKVDETAPFDNLGLHKTGDNEYDLVMTSFIFTFQPNQIEVPVGAKVKFVVTSKDVVHGFEIPKTNVNIMVLPGHISEVTHTFDKPGTYLILCNEYCGAGHQLMAATIVVK from the coding sequence ATGCATTTACACCGCTTTGAAAAGATTTGGCTGATGGTTGGGGGCGCGACGCTGGTACTTTTTTTGATCGTCTTATCTGTCAATGCCTATGCAATGGGCATGATGCCACCAAGCCATATGAAAATGATAGACCCAAAAAAGGTTGATGAAACGGCTCCATTTGATAATCTAGGACTTCATAAAACAGGCGATAACGAATACGATCTTGTCATGACATCATTTATTTTTACTTTCCAACCCAATCAGATTGAAGTTCCAGTCGGTGCCAAAGTTAAATTTGTTGTAACGAGTAAAGACGTGGTACACGGCTTCGAGATACCAAAAACAAATGTAAATATCATGGTGTTACCTGGTCACATCAGCGAAGTCACTCACACATTTGACAAGCCAGGAACGTACTTAATTCTCTGTAATGAATATTGTGGTGCTGGTCACCAGTTAATGGCAGCTACAATTGTTGTGAAGTGA
- a CDS encoding cytochrome c oxidase subunit 2A, whose amino-acid sequence MNGSHTQPNQKEENEQHQEGELNLKGTLASVFLVGMFIAVTWFAVFGVFLSRG is encoded by the coding sequence ATGAACGGTTCCCATACTCAACCTAATCAAAAGGAAGAGAACGAGCAGCATCAGGAAGGTGAACTAAATTTAAAAGGGACTTTGGCTTCGGTCTTTCTAGTAGGTATGTTTATCGCAGTGACTTGGTTTGCTGTATTTGGAGTTTTTCTAAGTAGAGGGTAG
- a CDS encoding SCP2 sterol-binding domain-containing protein: protein MLQELETLADLINQNPSAIEGWLAVYQFDVSGERGGTFQVQFCNNHVQVTEGKPNQAQCTLQLSDTNFTKLLQKQLNPATAFILGKIKIKGDISLALQLQSLFA, encoded by the coding sequence ATGTTACAAGAACTTGAGACACTTGCTGATCTAATAAATCAAAACCCTTCTGCCATTGAGGGATGGCTGGCCGTTTATCAATTTGATGTGAGTGGAGAACGGGGAGGTACTTTTCAGGTTCAATTTTGTAACAATCATGTTCAAGTGACGGAAGGAAAGCCAAATCAGGCACAATGTACGCTCCAGCTATCCGATACTAATTTTACAAAACTCTTACAAAAACAATTAAATCCTGCTACTGCTTTCATTCTGGGAAAAATAAAGATAAAGGGAGATATATCACTAGCTCTACAATTACAAAGCTTATTTGCATAA
- a CDS encoding YycC family protein, translating into MRPLQISAETAVKLAEQLGVPLERLMHMPQHILMQKLMEISKQEATEQTAPDGRDKE; encoded by the coding sequence ATGAGACCGTTACAGATTTCAGCGGAAACAGCCGTTAAGTTGGCTGAACAGCTTGGGGTACCCTTGGAAAGATTAATGCACATGCCCCAACATATTTTGATGCAAAAGCTTATGGAGATTTCTAAGCAGGAAGCGACAGAACAGACAGCACCGGATGGCAGGGATAAGGAATAA